In the Akkermansiaceae bacterium genome, AAGAAGTCGAAAAATTCCGAGGCGACCGGGAAAAGGAGACCGCTTTCCGCCATCTGCTGGGCTGCCTGTGGCAAGGATGAAGGCTTTAGCCCGATTCTCCTCATCCAGATGATGAGACGCTTCGCTAGAGTTACCAAAGAGGAGGTGGCCGAAGTCAAAGCCCGCGATATCGACCTCATCGAGCTGAAAAAAGCCTGGATTGAAATCTCGGACAAGGCCGAGCGCGAGCTCACAGCCCTTGCCGATGAGCAGCCAGACATGCCCATCGGTGTCGCATTTGTAAACCAAAACGGAGAACCCGGATGGTTCCGCGACGTCCCTACGCCCAGCCGTCCACCCCATTGGCGTCCGCGGCTGTCTGCCACAGATTAGTGGCTAGCCCGTTAGCATGGCTTTCTTATTGCCTTGGAGGACGAGGGGGCATCGTATTCTGCAATGCTGTCTTGCTGACTTTTAAATCGCCTAAGCCGGGGAAATTGATCAAAGTAGCGCTGCAATGCGTTACGCGATCGTTTCCGACATTCATGCCAACCTCCAGGCCTGGGAGGCGGTGGTGGATGATATGGCGGGTCTGCAAATCGACCACATCATCTGCTTGGGTGACATTGTTGGTTATGGACCTGACCCTTCTCCGGTTACGCAAGCCATCCGCAAACTCGCCAGCGTGGCTGTGGTAGGCAATCATGACGCCGCAGTGTGTGGCAGGATGGACACCTCGCTCTTTAACGACAATGCCAGTGAGGCCATCGCCTGGACCAAGGGGAAGTTGTCGGATGACGACTCGCGGTATCTTCGACAGCTGCCGGAGAAAGCACGGCCGGAGGGAGCCGGCTTTCTTGTCGTCCACGCGGAAGTGGTCGAGCCAATGGCCTTTGGTTACATCCTCGACGAAGAGACTGCCAGGGTGAACTTCGCAGCCTGTGACGACCGGATTATCTTTATCGGCCATTCACACCGGGCCGGGGTGTTTATGGAGCAGCCGTCGGGTGAAATCAGCCTCCATGATCCCTATGATTTTTGCTGTGATGCTCAGAATCGATATATCATCAACCCCGGCTCGGTGGGCGATCCAAGGAGCACAAGTATCGTGGCGTCCTACGCGATCTATGACGACCTGACAAGGGATGTGCATTTCCGGCGTATCGCGTTTGATATCGAGGCGTTTCGAGCCAACATCGATGCGACGGAGCTGGTGAGCCGACCGTTCTTCTTGCGTTACCTCGAGGAGATTGCGCTAGGTGGTGCGGCAGGGGCTTACTCCATTCCCTCGGTTCAGGAAACCGACAGTGTGCCTCGGATCAACCTGGCAAGTCCGAAGATAGTGGTCAAAAAGAAAGACCCTTTTGTCAAGGTGGGCATTGGGGTGATCCTGGTCGCGCTTGGCGCGGGTATCTGGTTTTTTTCCCACAACACAAAGCGCTCGGTCGAAAAGTCAACGGCTGCCCAAAAAGTGGCTGGAAGGCAATCCGGCAAAACCTCTTCATCGTCGGTGGTGGCCGGGGAAGCAAAGAACGGGGGGCTGCCTGAAGTGACTGAGCAACTACCGGTGACTGCCCGGTTTGTCCGGATTTCATTACCGCGCGACGGATACCTTTGCCTTGCAGAAGTGGAGGTCTATAGCGGTGGTATCAACGTCGCATTGAAGGGGAAGGCCACGCAGTCATCGAACATCAGTGGTTTCAGTACTGCAGACAAGGCCATCGATGGCGATATATCGGGTCGTTACCATGAGCAGCACATGACGCACACACAGTTGGGAACAGGGAATTGGTGGCTGCTCGACCTAGGTAAGGATTACCCCATCGATCAATTGGTGGTATGGAATCGAAACGAAGGCAGGAATCCGGAGGAATACGAAACCCTGTGGGCACGACTCGATGGTTATACACTTCAACTGCTCGATCAGGACAAAAACCCGGTGTTCCTGAGAAAAAACAACCCGGGAAAAGGCGTCCGGAACATCGTTAAGTAACCGCGGGAAACTCACCTGACCCGTTGACTGCGGATTTGCAGGAAGATCATCGTTGCGAGTTGACAGAGGGAGATGCAGCCGGCGATCACCCATAGGCAGGCGTGGGTGGTTTTGCTGGTTATGCCTAACCAGTATTTCCGCTCGGCAAGGAAAATACTCCGTTTTGTTTTTTGCCGGTAATCGAGCCGGTCGATCTCCGCCTTACTGACTAACAGGTCTGTGCGTATGTTGACAAAAAAGTCCCTCACCGGCTTGGTGTAAATGGTTTCATCATCTGGATAGGGGGGGATGGCCAGCAGGGCATCCATATCCTTTCTGCGGCCTGCATGGGCGATGCGCCAAGAAAGCTCATCTGCTTCCTCAACCGTCCGGGCCTCGGCCGCCATCAGCCGGGTGAGGGCTTCGGTCAGGATATTGAGACGCTCACTTTCTGACGGCTGCAGGCCCTGCTCTTCGTTGCCGGAAAAACGTTGGTCGTTCCGCTCCTTGAGGGGATCGATTTCACCCTGTAGCCTACGGCGTTGATGTTCAAAGGGGTTTTGTGTCGCCTGGCTGACAATCATGCCTTCATAGGCATAACGCAGCGGCATGAAGCGCGCCGGGAATGGCTCGGCACCCGCTGCGCGGCCTTCAGCGGCTCCCTTGAACAAACCGCGGTTCATTTCATCAAAGGAAACCAGCGCTCCCGCGAGAAGGATTTGTGGCACCAGCAGCAGTGGGACTGAGCTCAACGCGGCCCGTTCGGTAGTGACGATGGATGAGACCACCAGCGCCATGGATGTGCCACACAGAGCCGTGACGGTCATCCACCCCCAGTGGATGACAAACATACCGTGGATATCCAACATGAAATGCCCCAGCCAGGTGTAGATGGCACATTGAATCAGGGCGAGAATGGCCAGCGCCAGAAATTTGGCGGTGACATAGAGGAAGGTGCCCGACCGGCAGTTGCGCTCGCGTCGAAGAACGGGGGAGTCGCGCAGGATTTCCGTAGCGCTGTTAGTCAGGCCCAGGAACATGCCGATGGTGGCGGTCAGGAAAAGGTAAACCGGGAGGTGCAGCCCGGTATGGAATGAGTATCCTCCGTCCGGGGAGGCACGCAGTGTGACCCCTATGAGCAAGGCCAGCAGGGGGGCTTCCAGCAGGATGCTGTAGATCGTGCCGCGGTTCCTGAATTTGGACATCAGTGATCTGACCAGATGGGTGCGGAACAGGCGCAGCCACTCGGCGCCACGTTGTTTTCGTGAACGTGTCGGCACGGCCATGTGGTCCTCGCTGAGGGTGACATCGACCGTCTGGCTTTGTTCAGGCTTGCTTCCCTTGGCGACTTCATCGACCAGCTGGCTGCCCTCGAAGCGTTCCTGCCAGAAGGTGGAGGGAAATCGGCGGACGCCACCGCTTTCCCTTCCTGCGATACCGTGCAGGGGGGTTTCTAACACATCAAAAACAAAGTCGGCACCCGCTTGTTGGGCTTGCTGGCTCTTGAGGCGCATCGGTGGGAGGATATTCAGCTCCTTGCAGGCATCCCGGAAGTACTGCCCCATGGCCAGTGGTGTGCCGAAAAAGGCGACCCGTCCCCCCTGGTCAAGCATCAGGACTTTATCGAATAAGCGCAGCACCCGGGCACCGGGGCGGTGGAGGGATGCGATCACAATGTTATCGCGCGAGAGGGCATGCAGCGTTTCGGCCACATGTTCAGAGTCTTTCGAGGAAAGCCCTGAGATCGGTTCGTCAAAGAGGAAGATCTCCGCGGCGCTACCCAGGTCGAGGCCGAGATTGAGTCGGCCCCGCTCGCCGCCGCTGAGGGTTTTTTCTCCAGGGGAGCCCACCCGTCTTCTGGCCAAAGGTTGCAGGGCCAGTTCGGCGAGGATGGAGTCAACCCGCTTGGAGTGTTCCCGTGAGGAAAGATGGGGTCGTCGAACCGTTGATGCGTGAGCCAGGTGTTCCCGCACCGTGAGCTGCGGGTTCAGCGCCTCTTCTTGGGGCATGCTGGCGATAAATGGAGCCAGTTGCGGTCGATGTTCGTAAAGTGAGATGTCATTCAGCAGGACCCGTCCCCGGGTCGGTTTAAGATGACCGGCCAGAGAGGCCAGCAGGGTGCTCTTACCACTGCCGCTGGGACCCATGATACAGAGCATTTCCCCGCGTTTGACCGAGAAGGCGACGTTATCGAGCACGACCTTGTCATTGCCATAGCGATGGTTCAGGTTTTCTACGGTCAACTCCCTGATGACGGCACGTTCCTCGTCCAGGAAACCCTCACTGAACCTACACCGAACCGCCTGGTTTGGGCTGAGGCGGATCAGGGAGCCGTCGACGAGTTTGCATTCGCTCCTGACGGGATGCCCGTCGACGATCACGATGCGTTCGGCATCAATGACCGATAGGGAGCCTTGGGCAGACTGGGCATTGTAGTTGATTTTTAACACCGCCCTGCGTGCCAGTCCGGAAGTCAGCAGGACATCGCCACGTTTTAGCGCCGAGGGGTCGTTGGAGACGAGGCATTGCTGCCTGCCTGCATCCATCTTGAACCGGCTCCCGGTCTCCATCGATTGCTTGCGTAGCGATTCGAGACTGGTCTCCGCGCCGTTTTCTAACAACAAATGGTCCAGCACCGGCAGTTCGTAACGAGTCCCGGGCTGGAGGACCTCACCGGACGAGAGGGAGATGCCGGTCTTGACAAGAGCCTCGACATGGACGTTGAGGCCGAAATCAAGTCGCACCTTGCTTTGCCGCGACCGGACACGCTCGGCGGAAAGATGCGATCCGCTTTTGTTGAGATACAGCGTCTGTCTTTGCCCGGTCCGGGCGGAGTTCAGGAAAAAGCGAATATCCTCGGCGGTGAGTGTCCAGGATGGCAGGCCGATGCTTTGGTGGTGGCGGAGACGTAGGCATTGCCCGGTTTCAAGGGAGCTGCCACTGACCCAGATGGGTTGTTTGCCCGTGTTGCGTATCAGGATCAATCCCTCGGAGCGATAGGCACAGAATGCAAAACCTGTGTTGTCGGAAGGCAGCAGCACATCCGCGTGGGTCTGGCTCGAAAACACAACCTTGTCGAATGGCAGGGGCGACGTCGGCATTTCCCCGTTCATTTCGGCCATGATTGCGGCACCTATCCCCTCGGCCTCCAGGCTTTGCATGACCTTGGCAAAGGCCTGACGACTCCGCAGTGCGGAGCCAGATGCCACAACCAGAAGGTAGAGTTGAAGACCTAGTGATATGATCTCGTTGGTTCCGATCTGGTGGCGTAGTGTCCTGGCCACCACTTCAGGCGATTGTGGGTTTGCCAGCGCATGATGCAGCCGGCGGGCCAGCCAGCCGTGGTCGGCCTCGGGAAAGGCATGCCTGAGAAGGTCGAGTGCCACCTCGGCCTCGGCCCGGTCGACCCGACTATCGAGCGACACAAAGGTGGCGAAGACGTCGACCAGGTTGCCGGCATGTTTCATCCCCCCGGGTTCGGAGGGGCTCAGTCTTCTGAGGACGGGCATACGCTCCAACCATCCCCGGAGGCGGTTAATCGGGCGGTGTTTGCGCGGGGCTTGGTCATCGGGTGCTGCCACGCCGCTATGTTACTTGGAAAGTGCGGATTAACAAGCACGGTCGTATCCACGCTGCAAAGCCTGGCCAGATCACGGCGCGGGGAGTGGAAAAAGCCATGGTTTGCCGTAAAATCGGGCATTTTGATACAAATTAAGCGTTTTCTTTTTTCAAACCCGCGCTAGTTTCTCCCGCGCCCCACGCATCAGCGGAATCTCTGATGGCTCCGACGCACCGTATCTGCTGCCGA is a window encoding:
- a CDS encoding ATP-binding cassette domain-containing protein — its product is MAAPDDQAPRKHRPINRLRGWLERMPVLRRLSPSEPGGMKHAGNLVDVFATFVSLDSRVDRAEAEVALDLLRHAFPEADHGWLARRLHHALANPQSPEVVARTLRHQIGTNEIISLGLQLYLLVVASGSALRSRQAFAKVMQSLEAEGIGAAIMAEMNGEMPTSPLPFDKVVFSSQTHADVLLPSDNTGFAFCAYRSEGLILIRNTGKQPIWVSGSSLETGQCLRLRHHQSIGLPSWTLTAEDIRFFLNSARTGQRQTLYLNKSGSHLSAERVRSRQSKVRLDFGLNVHVEALVKTGISLSSGEVLQPGTRYELPVLDHLLLENGAETSLESLRKQSMETGSRFKMDAGRQQCLVSNDPSALKRGDVLLTSGLARRAVLKINYNAQSAQGSLSVIDAERIVIVDGHPVRSECKLVDGSLIRLSPNQAVRCRFSEGFLDEERAVIRELTVENLNHRYGNDKVVLDNVAFSVKRGEMLCIMGPSGSGKSTLLASLAGHLKPTRGRVLLNDISLYEHRPQLAPFIASMPQEEALNPQLTVREHLAHASTVRRPHLSSREHSKRVDSILAELALQPLARRRVGSPGEKTLSGGERGRLNLGLDLGSAAEIFLFDEPISGLSSKDSEHVAETLHALSRDNIVIASLHRPGARVLRLFDKVLMLDQGGRVAFFGTPLAMGQYFRDACKELNILPPMRLKSQQAQQAGADFVFDVLETPLHGIAGRESGGVRRFPSTFWQERFEGSQLVDEVAKGSKPEQSQTVDVTLSEDHMAVPTRSRKQRGAEWLRLFRTHLVRSLMSKFRNRGTIYSILLEAPLLALLIGVTLRASPDGGYSFHTGLHLPVYLFLTATIGMFLGLTNSATEILRDSPVLRRERNCRSGTFLYVTAKFLALAILALIQCAIYTWLGHFMLDIHGMFVIHWGWMTVTALCGTSMALVVSSIVTTERAALSSVPLLLVPQILLAGALVSFDEMNRGLFKGAAEGRAAGAEPFPARFMPLRYAYEGMIVSQATQNPFEHQRRRLQGEIDPLKERNDQRFSGNEEQGLQPSESERLNILTEALTRLMAAEARTVEEADELSWRIAHAGRRKDMDALLAIPPYPDDETIYTKPVRDFFVNIRTDLLVSKAEIDRLDYRQKTKRSIFLAERKYWLGITSKTTHACLWVIAGCISLCQLATMIFLQIRSQRVR
- a CDS encoding metallophosphoesterase family protein; translated protein: MRYAIVSDIHANLQAWEAVVDDMAGLQIDHIICLGDIVGYGPDPSPVTQAIRKLASVAVVGNHDAAVCGRMDTSLFNDNASEAIAWTKGKLSDDDSRYLRQLPEKARPEGAGFLVVHAEVVEPMAFGYILDEETARVNFAACDDRIIFIGHSHRAGVFMEQPSGEISLHDPYDFCCDAQNRYIINPGSVGDPRSTSIVASYAIYDDLTRDVHFRRIAFDIEAFRANIDATELVSRPFFLRYLEEIALGGAAGAYSIPSVQETDSVPRINLASPKIVVKKKDPFVKVGIGVILVALGAGIWFFSHNTKRSVEKSTAAQKVAGRQSGKTSSSSVVAGEAKNGGLPEVTEQLPVTARFVRISLPRDGYLCLAEVEVYSGGINVALKGKATQSSNISGFSTADKAIDGDISGRYHEQHMTHTQLGTGNWWLLDLGKDYPIDQLVVWNRNEGRNPEEYETLWARLDGYTLQLLDQDKNPVFLRKNNPGKGVRNIVK